Proteins encoded within one genomic window of Nonomuraea gerenzanensis:
- a CDS encoding DivIVA domain-containing protein, translating into MQSDIDAQLNNFFEDAPAREFDVVLRGYDRHQVHDHLKQLDGELRQAREQVASLQRDLSDSQRQLQEQERPTYSGLGARIEQLLRLAEEQATELVQAARSEANEIKAAAKVEAADVRAAAEAEAAEKRAQAARESDEMRTTAEREAEDIRSTARREADELTNTTEREAAKLRATADHEVAEKRADAEREIAKLRTTTEREVAQLRASTKRERDEVLTTAKRQADEMRAQAQRVLEESEAKRAQDEAEFEIQLASRREEAERQEAERHATAQAATQKLVAEAEQRAATAESRATKATQQAEQTRREADLHAKQLVANARKSSESIVAEAKSSAETIVTEAKNEAERTRSAMQRQVDELTRQRDSITSHLAQLRQLLGGAALPGMEPEPAVTAAPPKPALAAPAAEPVAPATTPAPKVEVKKADDDAEWWQE; encoded by the coding sequence ATGCAGTCCGACATCGACGCCCAGCTCAACAACTTCTTCGAGGACGCCCCAGCACGCGAGTTCGACGTCGTGCTCCGGGGCTACGACCGGCACCAGGTCCACGATCACCTCAAGCAGCTCGACGGGGAGCTACGCCAGGCCCGCGAGCAGGTCGCCAGCCTCCAGCGCGACCTGTCCGACTCCCAGCGCCAGCTGCAGGAGCAGGAGCGCCCGACCTACTCCGGTCTCGGCGCCCGCATCGAGCAGCTGCTCCGCCTGGCCGAGGAGCAGGCGACCGAGCTCGTCCAGGCCGCCCGGTCCGAGGCCAACGAGATCAAGGCCGCCGCCAAGGTCGAGGCCGCCGATGTACGAGCCGCCGCCGAGGCCGAGGCCGCCGAGAAGCGCGCCCAGGCGGCTCGCGAGAGCGACGAGATGCGGACGACCGCCGAGCGGGAGGCCGAGGACATCCGCTCGACCGCGCGCCGCGAGGCCGACGAGCTGACCAACACCACCGAGCGGGAGGCCGCCAAGCTGCGCGCCACCGCCGACCACGAGGTGGCGGAGAAGCGGGCCGACGCCGAGCGGGAGATCGCCAAGCTGCGCACCACCACCGAGCGCGAGGTGGCGCAGCTGCGCGCCTCGACCAAGCGCGAGCGTGACGAGGTGCTGACCACCGCCAAGCGGCAGGCCGATGAGATGCGCGCGCAGGCGCAGCGGGTGCTGGAGGAGTCGGAGGCCAAGCGGGCGCAGGACGAGGCGGAGTTCGAGATCCAGCTCGCCTCCCGCCGCGAGGAGGCCGAGCGCCAGGAGGCCGAGCGCCATGCCACCGCGCAGGCCGCGACGCAGAAGCTGGTCGCCGAGGCCGAGCAGCGCGCCGCCACCGCCGAGTCGCGGGCCACGAAGGCCACGCAGCAGGCCGAGCAGACCCGCCGCGAGGCCGACCTGCACGCCAAGCAGCTCGTCGCCAACGCGCGCAAGAGCTCCGAGAGCATCGTGGCCGAGGCCAAGAGCAGCGCGGAGACGATCGTCACCGAGGCCAAGAACGAGGCCGAGCGCACCCGCTCGGCGATGCAGCGCCAGGTCGACGAGCTCACCCGCCAGCGTGACAGCATCACCAGCCACCTGGCCCAGCTCCGCCAGCTCCTCGGCGGCGCCGCCCTGCCCGGCATGGAGCCGGAGCCCGCGGTCACCGCGGCCCCGCCCAAGCCCGCGCTCGCCGCGCCGGCCGCCGAGCCGGTGGCTCCGGCCACGACCCCCGCTCCCAAGGTGGAGGTCAAGAAGGCCGACGACGACGCCGAGTGGTGGCAGGAGTAA
- a CDS encoding nitroreductase family deazaflavin-dependent oxidoreductase produces the protein MPMPLWWGHVNKRVFNPRAIASGKYPVLIHVGRTSGTTYRTPMDAHPVAGGYLFVLVYGSRSDWVRNVLAAGSARLRVDGKEVELTAPRLVGRQEAFEAMPKDVTRPPKVLRITEFLRMDLAAG, from the coding sequence ATGCCGATGCCGTTGTGGTGGGGGCACGTGAACAAGCGGGTGTTCAACCCGCGTGCGATCGCGAGCGGGAAGTACCCGGTGCTGATCCACGTCGGGCGCACGTCAGGCACGACCTACCGGACGCCGATGGACGCGCACCCGGTGGCCGGGGGCTACCTGTTCGTGCTGGTGTACGGGTCGCGCTCGGACTGGGTGCGCAACGTCCTGGCCGCCGGGAGCGCCCGGCTCAGGGTGGACGGGAAGGAGGTGGAGCTGACGGCCCCGCGGCTGGTCGGCAGGCAGGAGGCGTTCGAGGCCATGCCGAAGGACGTGACGCGCCCGCCGAAGGTGCTACGCATCACCGAGTTTCTGCGGATGGACCTGGCCGCGGGCTGA
- the mce gene encoding methylmalonyl-CoA epimerase has protein sequence MFMRIDHIGIACRDLEEKIELFSRTFELTVVAREINEEQGVKEAMLHIADGEGGGSYIQLLEPLSDDSPVGKFLAKRGEGVHHVAFGVPDVEEAMSKIGEKGVRLLDERPRHGSMGSQIAFLHPKDVGGMLTELVQAAKQE, from the coding sequence ATGTTCATGCGGATCGACCACATCGGGATCGCCTGTCGTGACCTGGAGGAGAAGATCGAGCTCTTCTCCCGCACGTTCGAGCTCACGGTCGTGGCCAGGGAGATCAACGAGGAGCAGGGTGTCAAGGAGGCGATGCTGCACATCGCCGACGGCGAAGGTGGGGGCTCCTACATTCAGCTCCTGGAACCCCTCTCCGACGACTCTCCTGTGGGAAAATTCCTGGCGAAGCGGGGCGAAGGCGTCCATCACGTGGCGTTCGGCGTTCCGGACGTCGAGGAGGCCATGAGCAAGATCGGCGAGAAGGGCGTGCGACTGCTGGACGAGCGTCCCCGTCACGGGTCGATGGGCTCGCAGATCGCGTTCCTGCACCCCAAGGACGTGGGCGGGATGCTGACCGAGCTGGTCCAAGCGGCCAAGCAGGAGTAA
- a CDS encoding acetyl-CoA C-acetyltransferase, with amino-acid sequence MSSSVIVAGARTPIGKLLGSLSGLQAVDLGGIAIKAALERAGVAPEAVEYVIMGQVLQAGAGQIPSRQAAVKAGIPMTVPSITINKVCLSGLDAIALADQLIRAGEFDIVVAGGMESMTNAPHLLPGLRKGVKYGGSQVVDSMAHDGLFCAFDQCAMGESTERYNARLGIGREEQDALSARSHQLAAAAIKNGVFEDEIVPVEIPQRRGEPLVVKEDEGVRGDTTAETLAKLRPAFAPDGTITAGSASQISDGACAVVVMSRAKAEELGLPWLAEIGRHGNVAGPDASLQSQPANAIEHALSKQGATVADLDLVEINEAFASVVLQSAKELGVPLDKVNVNGGGIALGHPIGASGARIVLTLAYELRRRGGGLGAAGLCGGGGQGDALLISVPKV; translated from the coding sequence ATGTCCAGTTCCGTCATCGTCGCCGGAGCTCGTACCCCCATCGGCAAGCTCCTCGGCTCCCTGTCCGGCCTCCAGGCCGTCGACCTCGGCGGCATCGCGATCAAGGCCGCGCTGGAGCGGGCCGGGGTCGCCCCCGAGGCCGTCGAGTACGTCATCATGGGCCAGGTCCTCCAGGCCGGCGCCGGGCAGATCCCCTCCCGCCAGGCCGCCGTCAAGGCCGGCATCCCGATGACCGTCCCCTCGATCACCATCAACAAGGTCTGCCTGTCGGGCCTCGACGCCATCGCCCTGGCCGACCAGCTCATCAGGGCGGGCGAGTTCGACATCGTGGTGGCCGGCGGCATGGAGTCCATGACCAACGCCCCCCACCTGCTGCCCGGCCTGCGCAAGGGCGTCAAGTACGGCGGCTCGCAGGTCGTCGACTCGATGGCGCACGACGGTCTGTTCTGCGCCTTCGACCAGTGCGCGATGGGCGAGTCCACCGAGCGGTACAACGCCCGGCTCGGCATCGGCCGCGAGGAGCAGGACGCGCTGTCCGCCCGCTCGCACCAGCTCGCCGCCGCCGCCATCAAGAACGGCGTCTTCGAGGACGAGATCGTCCCGGTCGAGATCCCGCAGCGCCGTGGCGAGCCGCTGGTCGTCAAGGAGGACGAGGGCGTGCGCGGCGACACCACGGCCGAGACCCTCGCCAAGCTGCGCCCCGCCTTCGCCCCCGACGGCACCATCACCGCCGGCTCGGCCTCCCAGATCTCCGACGGCGCCTGCGCCGTGGTCGTCATGTCCAGGGCGAAGGCCGAGGAGCTCGGCCTGCCCTGGCTGGCCGAGATCGGCCGCCACGGCAACGTCGCCGGCCCCGACGCCTCCCTGCAGTCGCAGCCCGCCAACGCCATCGAGCACGCGCTGTCCAAGCAGGGGGCGACCGTCGCCGACCTGGACCTCGTGGAGATCAACGAGGCGTTCGCGAGCGTGGTGCTGCAGTCGGCCAAGGAGCTGGGCGTGCCGCTCGACAAGGTCAACGTCAACGGCGGCGGCATCGCCCTGGGGCATCCGATCGGGGCCTCCGGGGCCAGGATCGTGCTGACGCTGGCGTACGAGCTGCGGCGGCGCGGCGGCGGCCTGGGCGCGGCGGGGCTGTGCGGTGGCGGCGGCCAGGGCGACGCCCTGCTGATCAGCGTCCCCAAGGTCTGA
- a CDS encoding alpha/beta fold hydrolase translates to MLLHAFPLSSAMWLAQREGLAKVCRVITPDLRGFGGSRLGEDEPSLDLMADDVARLLDEEGIDRAVVGGLSMGGYVTMAFCRRHPDRVLGVILADTKATADPPEARANRERIAQAALSGGSEVLVTEVLPALIGRTTRERRAMVFGRVKGLVQSAPPGAVAWAQRAMAARPDSFDTLSALKVPLLIIVGEEDELSPPADADAMAQCVPEGKVEIIPRAGHLSAVEQPEAFNTAVIGFLKAELGGTRR, encoded by the coding sequence GTGCTGCTTCACGCGTTCCCGCTGTCGTCGGCCATGTGGCTGGCGCAGCGGGAGGGGCTGGCCAAGGTCTGCCGGGTCATCACCCCGGACCTGCGCGGCTTCGGCGGGTCGCGGCTGGGCGAGGACGAGCCCTCGCTCGACCTGATGGCCGACGACGTCGCCAGGCTGCTCGACGAGGAGGGCATCGACAGGGCGGTCGTCGGCGGGCTGTCGATGGGCGGCTACGTGACCATGGCGTTCTGCCGCCGGCACCCCGACCGGGTGCTCGGGGTGATCCTGGCCGACACCAAGGCCACCGCGGACCCGCCCGAGGCCAGGGCCAACAGGGAGCGCATCGCGCAGGCCGCGCTGTCCGGCGGCAGCGAGGTGCTGGTCACCGAGGTGCTGCCCGCGCTCATCGGGCGGACCACCAGAGAACGGCGGGCCATGGTGTTCGGCCGCGTCAAGGGGCTCGTGCAGTCGGCGCCGCCCGGCGCCGTGGCCTGGGCGCAACGCGCCATGGCCGCCAGGCCCGACTCCTTCGACACGCTGAGCGCGCTCAAGGTGCCGCTGCTGATCATCGTGGGGGAGGAGGACGAGCTGTCGCCGCCCGCCGACGCCGACGCCATGGCGCAGTGCGTGCCGGAAGGCAAGGTGGAGATCATCCCCAGGGCCGGGCACCTCAGCGCGGTCGAGCAGCCGGAGGCGTTCAACACCGCCGTGATCGGGTTCCTCAAGGCGGAGCTGGGCGGGACACGGAGGTAG
- a CDS encoding AI-2E family transporter, whose translation MSADVEPVTEQKEQEPKAKEATAEDEAGSGSYGLPGKPLARGPFLFGLVGGLGVLTAIALAQMIVASLSTIILIVVAMFLAVGLNPAVEALQRRGLARRGAISIVFAGVIVAFVLFGLAIVPPVSKQLTEFIDAVPGYITELSNHPTLRQLDQDYQILPQLRTFVTGTLGPSLATGIMGAGLVVLNGVFTTVTLLVLMLYFLGSLHTIKDYLLKLVPASRRTRTRSISEEILSGIGGYVAGNVLISVIAGVVTWIFLSIAGVQYALALSLVVALTDLIPLVGATIGAVLVTAVALLDSWPAGIACAIFFVAYQQVENYFIYPRVMKHSVNVTPAVTVIAALFGGALLGIVGALLAIPVAAAISLIIRELVLPRQDRA comes from the coding sequence TTGTCCGCAGACGTCGAGCCGGTGACCGAGCAGAAAGAGCAGGAGCCGAAGGCGAAGGAGGCGACGGCCGAGGACGAGGCGGGGTCCGGCTCGTACGGGCTGCCCGGCAAGCCGCTGGCCCGCGGCCCCTTCCTGTTCGGCCTGGTCGGCGGCCTGGGTGTGCTGACGGCGATCGCGCTGGCCCAGATGATCGTGGCCTCGCTCAGCACGATCATCCTCATCGTGGTGGCGATGTTCCTGGCCGTCGGCCTGAACCCGGCCGTCGAGGCGCTCCAGCGCCGCGGCCTGGCCAGGCGGGGCGCGATCTCGATCGTGTTCGCCGGGGTGATCGTGGCGTTCGTGCTGTTCGGCCTGGCGATCGTGCCGCCGGTGAGCAAGCAGCTCACCGAGTTCATCGACGCGGTGCCGGGCTACATCACGGAGCTGAGCAACCATCCGACGCTGCGCCAGCTCGACCAGGACTACCAGATCCTGCCGCAGCTGCGGACGTTCGTGACGGGCACGCTGGGGCCGTCGCTGGCGACCGGCATCATGGGCGCGGGCCTGGTGGTGCTGAACGGCGTGTTCACCACGGTCACGCTGCTGGTGCTGATGCTGTACTTCCTCGGCTCGCTGCACACGATCAAGGACTACCTGCTCAAGCTCGTCCCGGCCTCGCGCAGGACGCGGACGCGCTCGATCTCGGAGGAGATCCTGTCCGGCATCGGCGGATACGTCGCGGGCAACGTGCTGATCTCGGTCATCGCGGGCGTGGTGACCTGGATCTTCCTGTCCATCGCGGGCGTGCAGTACGCGCTCGCGCTCTCCCTGGTGGTGGCGCTGACGGACCTGATCCCGCTGGTGGGCGCGACGATCGGCGCGGTGCTGGTGACCGCGGTGGCGCTGCTCGACTCCTGGCCCGCCGGAATCGCGTGCGCCATCTTCTTCGTGGCCTACCAGCAGGTGGAGAACTACTTCATCTACCCCAGGGTGATGAAGCACTCGGTGAACGTGACGCCGGCGGTGACCGTGATCGCCGCGTTGTTCGGCGGCGCGCTGCTGGGCATCGTCGGCGCCCTGCTGGCCATCCCGGTGGCCGCCGCGATCTCACTGATCATCCGCGAGCTGGTGCTGCCGCGCCAGGACCGGGCCTGA